In Tenrec ecaudatus isolate mTenEca1 chromosome 9, mTenEca1.hap1, whole genome shotgun sequence, the DNA window aATGCAGCTTCATTCTCATGGGTATTCAATCAGCCAAACAGCATCCCTTAAGATGATCACACAACTTTCTCTCCAAATAGCAGAATAATGGTTggcaagagtgaaaccacaggaaggtaATGCAGCAACCTCACCCCTGAGTCCATTTAGCTATAGAAAGTTTGAAGAAGGATTCCTATGAGACTCCcagagagagagcccagtgctctacGACTCTCTGGAGAATGACAATGGGCTCTGCTAAAACGACacaactcaaccagaaaacaaccCCAacgacaacaacagaaaacaggagaaaaaaggTGAAACAGAAGAAGTCTTGAACCTAACGACgtatatagaagaagcagacattgacttgccacagaaggaaatcttcagaatgatgttaggagtcatacaggatatgagggaaaggaTACAgacaaaggatgaaatgatagaggaaataaaggacacccaccaaagagaaatacaggactaaggaatgagataacaaaaaccagtcacAAATTCAAAGAATtcgccaacagacttgaggaggtgGGTAAtcgcaccagtgacttggaggataaCCAGGTAGACTTCAATAAATGGGTaaggcagtcaaataagatatttagagaaactgaagaaaacgtgagacccatgtctgatgctatggagGAACAACAGTAGAATAATCAGACTTACCTGAACAACACACAATGAAGAAATAAATGGCaaaaatagtaagggaattcttggCGGGAAACTACCCCAACTTAatcaatgaaaaccaggcaaacattcaggaggccaaaagaacaccagctagaacaaattccaagaagtcaccaaggcacataatagttaaactatacatctttgaggaaaaggagaaaatcacaaGAGAAGGTAGAGAAAAACAAGCAGTAACCTATAAAAGTACCaaaaaagaatatgctcagacctatcagctgaaactatgaagaagagagttgGGTAACacattcaaaaaattgaaggaaatcaATGCAAATCCAAGAGTATTCTATCcaaccaaattatcgatcaagacagagaagtaagagtcttctcagacgaagaaaaactgaaagaatacgttaaaagaaacccagccctacagaagatccttgctgacgcagtatgggcagaagaacagcactcaccaagcacaaataagaaacTGCCATATATAACATCCCCACCCAGAGGgtagcaaagagaaaacagcttCCAAGTtggcattggcttaagggtggaaagaagtgaagaatgaaacacacacaaacacatgcataaGACACTGATAAGATAGGGAGGAGTAACACACTCAACACAAAagatacaagatgacatcacagagcacATAGATGcatgtaataaccctgaagatcaatggactgaactcaggcattaaaaggcaaaggctagcagactgtcttagaaaacacaacccatcaatctgctgcataGAGGAGACACATCGCAAGATTACAGAcagaataggctgagaatcaaaggctagagaCCCACAGGTGAGCACTGCTGCTTAGCAGTTTCCTGGATGTTTTATgttatattaattatatgccaCTTTCATTAAGTGACCACTGATGTTTATGATTTGGCTTTAAATATGTGCTAGGTTCCAGGTTCCACCCCCCAAGTCTGGATCAATTCAGGCCCTGCAGTGCATTCAACTGTGATGACTCTTTAGAGATAACAACTTTCTTTAATCCAGAAAGAGTTATTATAACTTTATATTTTTAGACCTGTACATTTTTAGACCGGTTTACTGGCacataatacatatatcatacaattcagtagttcattcATGTTAAGAAGGGTTGTaagccatcaccaccatcaacttGGTATGGATAACTCATAAGCACTCCCACCCTGTGTTTTTGTCCAATGTTTCCATATCATTAGATTCAGGGGTAGCATATTTGGCAGATGTCATGATGGTGCGGCCATTTTGGTGTGTGATATTAAAATGTACATCAGCCAGTGTGTTGCATTTGGGTTAATGCTAGCTATCATCTTTGTTAGGGATGGTATCAACCAGAATTTAACACCTTTAGGTCACTATTTTTCCTGTGTAATTAATAAGTAATTTGTAGGGATGTATTTTAATATATGTAACTATTATAATCACCCAactttcagtgtccagctttagTTTCCATTGTGATATTTGAGATACACCAATCCTTCCATAGTTCCTAATTGGTATTCTACTCTAAAGTAGGTCTTTGCTAACATGCCTGCTATCTGTTTATCACAAAGGAATGGTGGCCAGGATCTGAGGAAAGGAGGAACTGGAGAGAGTGATTGACTAAGGCACACACTGAATTTCTGTGTGGAGTTAAGGAAAACCTTCGGAATTGAAGAGTGGTGTTGGCTACCCAGCAGGGTAAATACACTGAATTATAAATTTGAAAATAGGTTAAaaaaaggggagaaaaggggaaccaattgcaatgatcgacctACAAactgccccacccacccaccccaaaacCCAGGGGGATGAGCCACTGaagcgtgggtgaagggagacagtggacagtgtaaaatatgaaaatgaaaataacttcaaaattatcaagggttctcgggggtaggaggatgggggaggtaggggaagaaaagaggagctgataccaagggctcaagtagaaagaaagtgttttggaaatgctgatggcaacatatgtatagatgtggttgatacaattgatatatgaattgttgtaagagttgtaagacccTCCCTAAcacaatgatttattaaaatttagaaAATGTTGTATATAGGTTTtggatgagcacaatgaagtattttggGATTCCCATTCTCAGTTTATCtgtagcttgttatgatccacacattcaaatgcatagtcaacaaaatacttcgaaacaataaaaaaattccGTGTTTTAATATCATGTCTAGAAAAAAGGACCAACACTAGATAGAAACTCAAAATCGTATCTATACTTGTATgaataaataaagaatatttttaaaggtaacattttaaaatatacaaaaccGTGTCCTGCTGTATGTgttattttatcctcatttaaaagataaatgcatttaaaaattaCAAGTCTATGTTAAGGGGCACACAATGATATTTGTGGTATCAATaacatagagagagagaaagagatgttTATGAACCAGGTTTTCATATGCTATTAAGGCTAATTTGGTATTTGTGATAGTAAATTTTGTGTCtacttgactgggccaggattccagtggtttggcagttaaggccAAGTAATTCTACATGATATGACCTAAAATAATGGTGTCAACCCCCCAATGGGATCTGCTCTGAGTTACGAATCAGTTGTAAACAATTAGGGTAGACTGCAATCCCCTAACTAAGATCATaaccctgatgtaaatgaaaggACATTTCTTCAtgggtgtggcctacttcctataTAAATGGACACTTTGGCAAACCTTGCTTGCTTTTGGCTGGATCTGGAACTTATATCTAGCACACCAACCTTTGCTTCTTTGGATTGGAGTCAATGGGATGTCATACTGCCTGTTGATCTAGGAACTCTCAGGTGCCAACCATCTGACCTGCTAACCCTGTATTCATTTGCCTCTCAAATACCATGCCTGACCTTCCACTCTTGGATTTCTCTGGCTCTGCAGCTGGCATCCTGTGGTGTTCTTCAGGGTTCATCAGGCCCCAAAGCTATGCAAGTGAGGAGAAGCCTCTAGAATAACACGTTACTCAAGAACTTGGAACCTGTCTAGATTCTCACTGAACAACTGTCATTCAAAAGAGATTGTTATATGTTTAATAGGTTCATTATAATGTCCACGGTAACCACAGACAAAATAACTCTATGACTTAAAAAATACTGAAATCAAAGTGTCTTTGTCAACCACAATGGAATAAAGCTAAAAATCAATAACAAAAGGACAATTGGGTATTTAAAAATATGTAGCTGTTAAATGCATACTctaaaaaatcaaacaacaaatCACAAAAgtattagaaaatattttcaggttggggggtggggagggagccaaAGTGTATAGGATGCAGAAAAAAGTTATTTTCAGAGGGGAATGCATAACTATAAATGCATATAAAAGAAAAAGATGTCAAATCAATCACTTAACCTCACCATAAAGAATCAAACAATAAAACCATTGTCCAAGTAAAGTCCatggccatgaagtcaattcaaactcacagtgacacaatatagggtttcttagactataaattttttcaggaagaaacagCCTCAAATTCCcccctcagagcacctggtgagtttgaaccaatgacctttgtGGTTATCATCTCCAAACCTACCTATAAGACAAGTATGGTTcctaaaaaaaaatacaacaacaaaTAGTTGCGAGTTagagttaggtgtcattgagttggttctgacttacagtggcctagtcacaacacaacaaaacatggTCCAGCCCTGcatgatcctcacaattgtatgttagagcacattgttgcagccactgtgtcaatccatgtcttcGAAGTTCTTTCTATCTTTCACCGACCattttatcaagcaggatgtccttttctagggacttctctctcctgttaacatgtccaagtaCTTGAAATAAGGTTTCACTGTCCTCACTTATATGAAgtgtggattggaggaaggcttattaacaacctgaggtatgcagctatgatgcaaccttgcttgctgaatgtgaggaggatttgcagcacttgctgatggagatcgaggattgcaggcttcagcacggattgcaactcaatctatggaaaaccaaaatcctcacaaatggaccaatgggtgacatcatgataaatggagaaaaggtggaagttgtcaaggattttgttttagtttgttcgacaataaatgctcatggaagcagcagtgaagagaccaaaaggtgtattgcattgggtgaaaTCGTTGTTCAAACCACCTTAGATTATTgaggagcaaggatgtttctttgaggcccAAGGTGCACCTGGCACAATTCAATGCACTCTCCATTgcagcatatgcatgtgaaagttggacattgaataaggaagaccagagaaaaacCAATGTATCTGAATGGTGGTACTggggaaggatattgaaagtaccatgggctgctaaaaggaaaatCCAATCTatctggaagaagtaaggccagagtgctctttagaggtaaggatgtcaaggctttgtcttacatactttggacatattgtcaggagagatctgtccctggagaaagacatcatgtaggataaagtggagaggcaacaaaagagagaaaggccctctatccaatggactggcacagtgactACATCAATGGTCTCCGGCATAGGAGCACTtgagaggatggcccaggaccatgcagtgtgtcattctgttgtgcacagggtcgctatgagtcggagccgactcaatggcacctaacaacataactACATGAGCCATTCCCTTGAAATAAATCTCGGTGTAAATTTGTATCTGTATACACTTTACTGGtttttgttcctctagagaacctAGCTTAAGGCTGACTCACACGAGATTAATTATTTCCTCACTTTGAAAACTTTGTAAGGAGTCGGAGCAATTACCTCCTTCTTAGTACACAATTTCACTTTTCTTAGTAAACAAATTCTGCTTTCATATCAAGGCACAAAACAccctgtttttttcctttttaatatttttgttaagGGTTTGGTGAAAGTTTGTTTTGCAAGTTTCTTTGGTGAAAGTTTGCAAGGCAAGTTGAGTTCTCATTTAGCAGTTTCCACACAAATTGTTCCGTGACATGAGTTGCCCTGTCACAATGTGTCAGCATTCTCTTGGTGCTCTGAGCGTTCCACTCCCGGTTCTGACTTCCGTGCTCCCTTGTCCTCTGATCGGGGCTGTGGAGTAACTGTTGACCTTCTGGCCGCGAATGTTATTGGATTTTAAGTAGTGCACCATTCTTTCAGGCAAATAGACTACTTAGCACACCATCCTGCTATTGTGCTGAAAGATGGCTCAGGCTCGGTCTAAAGgggaacaaatcacaatgatctacacatatccCCCTccaggggggcagacaacagagaagtgggtgaagggacgacTTCATATTCACCTGTCAGTAGAAGGACACCCAGCATTACATATCTATAGACTCACTAAATTGGGAGGGAAAGGTGTGCTAGAATTGGGGGGACATATTCTCTGGTGAGATTGAGGCATCAAGTCTTTGGGTCCTTTCAGTTTTCTGGTGTATGGAATTCCATATGAGAAACTCAAGGCAGTGTTTCAGAAACTGGATGTGCTAGCCTGCCAGAGGGTATCCTATGACCGAGAAGCATCAGGACTGATGTGAGAGTGATGACTTTAGTCAAATAAATCAAATTTGACAATTTTTATTAATTAGGCAATTCATTTGAAGAACATGATTGATCAAGGTGAAAACACTCTGAAATATTCAGAATAGCATTATATGCATTAAGATGTTGTATctgggggaatggattacaaggatctacatgtgaccttctcccggGAGGACAgataccagaaaagtgggtgaagggagatgtcagacagggaaagatatgacaaaataatgatttacaaattatccagggttcctgagggaggggaaaaatgaggagttgatgccaggggcttaagtggagagcaaatgttttgagaatgatgagggcaatgattgattgtataaatgtgctttacacacttgatgtatgtatggattgtgataagagttgtatgagttcctaataaaatgattaaaaaagaggttGAATTTATTAATTTAGGCTATAATTAGTTAAAAACGGTTATGATAAACATTCCCAGAAAGAACATTCTTAGCTTATATGTTCTCACTGATGAAAAATTCTAGGTAATTCAGAAGAAAATAATCCCATTTTTATAAAGTCAGAAGAGCAAGCACATATGTTGATGTATGTTATGATCAACAAAGTGACTTTGATACCAAACCCTGTCAGGGACCTCACAACCAGCCAACATCTTTCATGAGCAGATAGACAACCACACTAAAGAAAAGCTTGCAAGTAAATTTAAGGATGTGTAGAGGGGATAGCCTATCTCAGAATTTCTTGCTAACCTCCCCTAGTCAGTCTCCCCAGCATCAGGGCCCCCACCCTGACCTAGGATATTCTGCCCCCATGGAGGCAGTCTGAGAAGTGCAGGGATGAAGGAATCAGGGAGAGACGCAAAGGAGAGCAGGCTCTGGCTCTCCACAGAGGGCATCATTGGTGATGACTGGGGCTTGGAAGAAGGCAGCCTGATGCTGAGGGTCTGCTGACTGGGGAGATTTCAAATTGTCCCACTAGACCAAACTTTTCAGCCTCTAGAAGTTGATTTCCCTCAGGAGGGAAGGGCAGAAAGTTTCTCTAGTTTAGACTTGACTTCATCCCTCGGGTCCCTGGGAACCTGTGCACACTTGTCTCCCCTGGAATAACGCTCCTTGGGGACAGGGTGGAAAGAGAGAGGTGGGTGAGAAATGGAGAGAGGCAGTGAGACTCCCCTCTGCACTGCATTCCTGGACGTTCCCCGAGCTCCTGTGTGAGAACTGGGTTCTTCCTCCCTGTGCATGGAGACAGTCTGGCCCCCTTCTTCTCCGCATGACTCTTCACTAGTGATGCGGGTGGAAGTCGGGGTTGACTCAGATATCCATCAAACTTTGCATCAGCCCTCCCTTTCTCGAGGTAAGTGTCTCCTCTAGGTCAGTAAGAAGGGAGCTTGTGCTGGGAGGGAGGATCTGGGCTTGCATCCTTCTAGCGTGAGGAGCCCCAGGAGTGGCTGCAGGAGCTGCCAAGGGGACAACTGATCTCTGAGTCCCTCCTGCTCAGCAGGAGGCAGATCAGTCCTATTCTGACCAAACCCAGGAGGAGACTAGCTTCTCAGATCACCTCCAACCCTACTCgctcctttccctcacctcttctTTACATGTGTCTGCCATGTTCCTGGGGATCTGCAGGGGGTGAGATTGCAGGTGAAGGGGGATGGCAGGGAAAGCCGGTCCATGTGTTCATTCGTTGGTCGGCATTTTGATTCATTTGTTGACTCTTCCATTCTCCGTTAGTGAACAGCACATACTTCCTGTGCTCAGAGCCAGGTTGACACTGGTAATCGGGCAGTAGACAAGACAAAGTCCCTGTCACTGAGAAACTTTCGTGGGGCTCAGATGACAAATGAAGGGACAGTTAAACCTGCTCCCTAATTTCAAGGTTGGGTGAAAGCTCATACGAATAAACATGTGATGTAGTAAGAGTCAGAGAGCAAAGGCGCATGTGCTGTTTTAGGAAGGAACCCTGAGAAGGAAACAGTTGAGTAAAGACCCGAATGAGGAGGGGACAGAGCTCAGACATCCCAGGCAACCAGGGGCTTCCATTGCGGTGTTTGCCGACCCTCTTCCTTATTGCTAGGGCTCAGGAGAAGATAGATTGTCATAGCAAGCCAATGTCTGGGGACCACGCCAAGACGCTCTTATGACTGAAACACTGGCAGTGCGGAGAGTGAAGCAGATTGCTCATTTGGGGATCTTGAGCTTTGAGATCTGGGAAGATGTGGCTGTTGACTCTAGCTCACAGCCTCCTGTCTCCTTGCTCCCAGAGAGCAATGTGCAAGCAGATGAGAGTGGACATTCAAGCTTCACCCTCTTGTCCCTCTGGCAGTCCTCCTAGGGTTGTGTCATGTAGCAACAAGAGGAATTTGAGAGCTAATGCCTACTAAGTGGCAGCTGGATGGGCCTTGCCACCTTGGGGGAGACACACAACTGAGGATGGAGCTGGTTGTGGGTGTCTCTGTCAGTGGTGTAGTGAAGTTGCTTGGTGAGGCTCTTCcatccactgtctttccacagAAGAAGCAGTGAACTCTAACTTGGGGACTGGCCAGTTTTGCCCTTCCGCTGGGTATAAATGTGAGCTGTCTGAAAAGCAGAAACAGGGCAACCCCATGAATACCAAGAAAGAACAGCACCAATGGAGTATGTGCACGATCCCTGCCTGAAGAAACGCAGGCAGCAGAGGTCACAGCACTGAGACCGTGAGACCAAGCACAGCAACCATGTTCAGGCTGATAGGAGTGGTGGGTTGGCTTCCTGGTCCACCCACGGAGGAAGAGGTCTAGGGACCAGTTGGCTGAGAGGTCAAGAACCCGAGAGACatgcctgccagcatggctgagaagaggcactgtgGACAAAAGAACTGGACCCTTAGCATttagtgacctcttccctggtctAATAAACGTCCCTGGTTATGAGCATTGTCTGTGGGTTGGGCTGAGCACTGCAGTGGATCTTTGAGACTAGCAGAGAAATAGAGGGTCATGGAGGGCCTGCGAGTGTCAGCAATGATGGAGCAGGCTGCGGGGTGGATGCACGGCTGATTCCTGCTTCACAGGAACCATCCTTCTGCAAACTAAGCTGGTTTTCTATTCTCCTAGTTGTAGCCAGCAGAGCTCAGAGATGGTTCCCATCCTGTATTCTCCATGTCATCAGAAAAATGAGGAAAACTTAGGTACCTCAGTGCCATGAGGAAGCTCCCCaaataaggaaaatcttgctgttGTATGTAGTTGAGAGAGTTCTGATTCATTGCAACCCTGTAAAACAGAATAACCCACTGCTCACTCCTGCACTTTCCTCACAATATTCTTGTCATATGTGGGGTCCCTCTCAGAAAACTGGAAcatgtttttcaaagctatgtatgtatgtatttaaaaaaacaatcttttcaccatcaaagtattctccactacaattaatttgtcaaatctgtggtttcatccttggaaacattttcaggcTCATCCTCTTGGATGGCTGACCGAATTCCTCGGTGTTTTGTTATTGTCTTCATCCCGTCTATATCCTGATAtcgctgtcctttcgtgtccctctgcATTCCTGGAAACAAAACGTTCACGTGGAGTGAGGttgggtgagtaaggtgcatagggcaagagatgcatgctggggtattttttttttttttgccaaaaactggcttaTTGagctggctgcgtgagcaggtacattgttgtggtgggaaaaccagtcccatttgccacaaatcaggccttttttgtcatacactgttattcaaccttttcagaacctctaaatagaaagcttttttaacactctgacctggtggaatgaacttcaaatgcaccgTGAGTCAACGTTTTGGTCCATTTGGAAGTTGATGgacttccagaatgaggtttgttgtcaatcgacatttcaccttttttgaaacaagcaaAGCacgtgtacacttgagtttttcccatagcgctgtccttgtaagctgtgttcaacatcacaacagtttctgtggcatatcTCCTGAGCAGAAAGTAAaacttcacagctgcacactattctcttcaattggccatcacaagaaacgaggtttgagcaaaagggtttttacaaacaaacttaccagagagaaccttcccagtcaatgccactgggtgcattgACTCACagggagttgctggatgcttgcctggtGAAAAAAATGTATACTCTGAAAGCATGTTTCCATTTTCTGGGTGGGGGTTCCCCCTTGTACCTAAGAACAAACATAAGAACAGGGCAACCTGGTGACCCTCAATATACCTTGGGTTCTATGCCAGTGCGCTGGAGAGACTCATCTCTTTGCACCTTCTTCGATTTTTATCTTATGTATTATACAGACTCCTCATAAATCACCACGCCCCAACCTTGGACACAGAGTGGTGGGTTATGTATGGAccttgggagaaggaggggagaaTTTCCTTAACCTGGACATACCTTTAGTCCTTTGAGATCACTATCAGTGTTCTCTCTCCTCTGCTTTCCAGGTTTTACAGGAAGCCAGAGTGCACGCACAATGTTGGGGAACTACTCTAGTGCCACTGAATTTTATCTCGTTGGCTTCCCTGGCTCCCGCCACCTACGCTACAGCCTATTTGCCACCTTCTTGTTCCTCTACTCAGTGACGCTAATGGGAAACTCTGTCATCATCACTATTGTGTGTGTTGATAAGCGTCTGCAGtctcccatgtacttcttcctcagccACCTCTCTGTGCTGGAGATCCTGATCACATCCATTATTGTCCCTGTGATGCTCTGGGGGCTGCTGCTTCCTGGGATGCTGAGATTATCTCTGAGTGTCTGTGTGGCTCAGCTCTTCTTGAACCTCTCTCTGGGGACCTCAGAGTTTTTGTTAGTAGGAGCGATGGCTGTGGACCGCTACGTGGCTGTCTGTAACCCTCTGAGGTACAGCATCATCATGAACAGTCAAACCTGCAACTGGGTGGTGATTGTGTCCTGGGTGTTTGGATTCCTTTTTCAGATCTGGCCCGTCTACGCCACCTTCCATTTCACCTACTGCAaatccaatgtggtgaataattttTTCTGTGACCGAGGACAATTGCTCAAACTGACTTGTGACAACACCCAGTTCACTGAATTTGTCCTCTTTTTAATGGCCATTGTCATCATCGCTGGCTCTTTGATTCCGacaatcatctcctacacctacaTCATCACCACTGTCCTCAAGATCCCTTCAGCCTCCGGTCGCAGgaaagccttctccacctgcGCCTCCCACTTCACCTTTGTCATCATTGGCTATGGAAGCTGCTTCTTCCTCTATGTGAAGCCCAAGCAAACGCAGGCGGCTGAGTACAACAGGACCGTTTCCCTGATGGTTACTGTGGTGACCCCCTTCCTCAACCCTTTCATCTTCACCCTCCGGAATGACAAAGTCATAGAAGCCCTGCGGGATGGCGTGAAACGGTGCTGCCACCTCATCCACAAGTAGCCCTTCCCTAGGGCAGTTTTATGAAGGAAAAGAGTTGTTGTGGGTTGGAGACCATTATTTACTTGTCATCTTTATGGTTCATCTTCATGAATCTGTCTCCCTTAGGATGTAGGGCCTGTCGGAAAAGGAAAACTGCCCAGTAATACTCCAGAGATAGGGtaccaaactcaaacccactgccatcgagcttgTGCTAACTTAAAAATCCTAGTAGGCTTGgcttttattatttctgttataGAAAGACTTACTTGATTATTATCATTAGCCTCATGAATATATATAGAAGAAT includes these proteins:
- the LOC142456220 gene encoding olfactory receptor 9A4-like, producing MLGNYSSATEFYLVGFPGSRHLRYSLFATFLFLYSVTLMGNSVIITIVCVDKRLQSPMYFFLSHLSVLEILITSIIVPVMLWGLLLPGMLRLSLSVCVAQLFLNLSLGTSEFLLVGAMAVDRYVAVCNPLRYSIIMNSQTCNWVVIVSWVFGFLFQIWPVYATFHFTYCKSNVVNNFFCDRGQLLKLTCDNTQFTEFVLFLMAIVIIAGSLIPTIISYTYIITTVLKIPSASGRRKAFSTCASHFTFVIIGYGSCFFLYVKPKQTQAAEYNRTVSLMVTVVTPFLNPFIFTLRNDKVIEALRDGVKRCCHLIHK